One segment of Phragmites australis chromosome 13, lpPhrAust1.1, whole genome shotgun sequence DNA contains the following:
- the LOC133889143 gene encoding deSI-like protein At4g17486 gives MEAQNGGGGGAPVVLNVYDLTPINNYLYWFGLGIFHSGIEVHGMEYGFGAHEFPTSGVFEVEPKSCPGFVYRRSVWVGTTNMSRAEFRSFIENLTGKYNGNTYHLISKNCNHFTDDVCKNLTRKSIPGWVNRLARVGSFFNCLLPESIQVSTVRHIPTHPAFSDDDMESISSSVIGDSDVEELDQHLLPAPTADLHSVDMPPKIAKDLL, from the exons ATGGAGGCGcagaacggcggcggcggcggggcaccGGTGGTGCTCAACGTGTACGACCTGACGCCCATCAACAACTACCTCTACTGGTTCGGCCTCGGCATCTTCCACTCCGGAATCGAAG TTCATGGCATGGAGTACGGATTTGGAGCACATGAGTTCCCAACAAGTGGGGTTTTTGAGGTGGAACCAAAAAGCTGCCCTGGATTCGTTTATAGAAGGTCTGTTTGGGTGGGCACAACCAACATGTCTAGGGCAGAGTTCCGCTCGTTCATTGAAAATCTTACAGGAAAGTACAATGGCAATACATATCATTTGATTTCAAAGAATTGCAACCATTTTACAGATGATGTCTGTAAGAACTTAACCAGGAAATCAATCCCTGGATGGGTGAATAGGCTAGCAAGAGTGG GTTCATTTTTCAACTGCCTTCTACCAGAAAGCATCCAAGTATCTACAGTCAGACACATCCCTACTCATCCTGCTTTTTCTG ATGATGATATGGAATCGATATCTTCATCGGTCATTGGAGACAGTGATGTGGAAGAGTTGGACCAACACCTGCTGCCAGCACCAACTGCTGACCTCCATTCTGTAGACATGCCGCCAAAGATAGCCAAAGATCttctctga
- the LOC133889798 gene encoding putative kinase-like protein TMKL1 — protein sequence MRKALINAVLFPVLAVLVALALLYFVRRRRRRGGGAVLPSHGGARGHRLQAAGSSGYVPGGEEALVRFPSGEALTVAAILEAPGEVVAKSAHSTLYRAGLNAGEAVALLRFVRPACAAGAEEAVAAARLLGPVRHTNLVPIRALYVGPRGEKLLVHPFYAAGSLRRLLQEGINDSQRWEIICKLSIGIVKGLDHLHTGSQKPIIHGNLKTNNIMLDADFQPRISDFGLYLLLNPAAAQEVLETSAVQGYKAPELIKMRDVTRESDIYSLGVIMLEMLTEKEIANDNPPNARDIHLPASFKDLVLERKISDAFSSELIKQSKNSGKEENLNAYFELATACCNPSSSLRPDTKKILKRLQDIAR from the exons ATGCGCAAGGCGCTCATCAACGCCGTCCTATTCCCGGTCCTCGCCGTGCTCGTCGCCCTCGCCCTCCTCTACTtcgttcgccgccgccgccgccgcggcggtggcgcggTGCTGCCCTCCCACGGCGGCGCGAGGGGGCACCGGCTCCAGGCGGCCGGATCGAGCGGGTACGTCCCCGGCGGGGAGGAGGCGCTAGTGCGGTTCCCCAGCGGCGAGGCGCTCACGGTGGCCGCGATCCTCGAGGCGCCCGGCGAGGTGGTGGCCAAGTCGGCGCACAGCACGCTGTACCGCGCCGGGCTCAACGCTGGGGAGGCCGTGGCGCTGCTCCGCTTCGTTCGCCCGGCATGCGCCGCGGGCGCCGAGgaggcagtggcggcggcgcggcTGCTGGGCCCCGTGCGGCACACGAACCTTGTGCCGATCCGCGCGCTCTACGTCGGCCCGCGCGGGGAGAAGCTGCTTGTGCACCCCTTCTACGCCGCCGGCTCGCTCCGCCGGCTCTTGCAAG AGGGAATAAATGATTCACAGAGATGGGAGATAATTTGCAAGTTATCCATTGGTATTGTCAAGGGACTGGACCACCTTCACACAGGATCACAGAAACCGATCATTCATGGCAACCTCAAAACAAATAACATTATGCTCGATGCTGATTTCCAGCCAAGGATATCAGACTTTGGCCTCTACCTTCTACTAAATCCTGCAGCTGCACAAGAGGTGCTCGAGACATCTGCAGTGCAGGGGTATAAGGCTCCAGAACTGATCAAGATGAGGGATGTCACCAGGGAGAGCGATATCTACAGCTTGGGGGTAATTATGCTCGAGATGCTTACCGAAAAGGAGATCGCAAATGATAACCCGCCGAACGCCcgtgacatccatttgccagcCTCTTTCAAAGATCTGGTTCTCGAGAGGAAGATATCAGATGCTTTCAGTTCTGAGCTCATCAAACAAAGCAAGAATTCTGGGAAGGAAGAGAATCTAAACGCTTACTTCGAACTGGCAACAGCTTGCTGTAACCCTTCATCGTCATTGAGACCGGATACAAAGAAAATACTCAAAAGGCTTCAAGACATAGCAAGATAA
- the LOC133888863 gene encoding uncharacterized protein LOC133888863 has product MAEAGTAPPQTRLARTRSDVSARLQQVLALLFPSNLAAKAALFAVVVALLSLLPSSQAPRIWELPHLLLLGIIISYGVFGQKNADAEVAASVAAKPVVDESSAEAYVSQIMQGSLVFEDNTVDGDGDGGGAKDGGIQAWNSRYLPDYPLVVVAEAGGNNGKGDASEEPLLLPVRKLKPAPEESPPLTGYISDGIEEEEVFLAPKAGYNGVREHAIPSPSSVLDADLTLSPSSPPPPPPPPPFLGRGCSLRKAKARSFNEFGVGNRSMNGRFGLRSMSNKQLQSKSAVQSTRSTFASYDPAVPVDDEADGGELDEMLAASDSSFSSDMVTDDDDDKVHKEENSYEEEEEDGNTCYEELFELATRPGAEAEEETEDEVDRKADEFIAKFREQIRMQKVEPAR; this is encoded by the coding sequence ATGGCGGAGGCGGGCACGGCTCCACCGCAAACTAGATTAGCTAGGACTAGGAGTGATGTCTCCGCAAGATTGCAGCAGGTTCTTGCGCTGCTTTTCCCTTCCAACCTCGCCGCGAAGGCCGCGCTGTTCGCCGTCGTGGTGGCGCTGCTGTCGCTGCTGCCGTCGAGCCAGGCACCCAGGATCTGGGAGCTGCCTCACCTCCTCCTGCTCGGCATCATCATCTCCTACGGCGTCTTCGGCCAGAAGAACGCCGACGCCGAGGTGGCCGCGTCGGTGGCTGCCAAGCCCGTCGTCGACGAGTCGTCGGCGGAGGCTTACGTCTCACAGATAATGCAGGGTTCTCTGGTCTTTGAAGACAACACTGTCGACGGCGACGGAGACGGTGGTGGCGCCAAGGATGGTGGCATCCAGGCGTGGAACTCTCGGTACCTCCCAGACTACCCCCTCGTCGTCGTTGCCGAGGCCGGGGGCAACAACGGCAAGGGCGACGCCAGCGAGGAGCCGCTCCTCCTGCCGGTGAGGAAGCTGAAGCCGGCGCCCGAGGAGTCACCACCACTAACTGGGTATATAAGTGAcggcattgaggaagaagaggtgtTCCTTGCTCCCAAGGCAGGATACAACGGCGTCCGCGAGCACGCCATCCCTTCGCCGTCCTCTGTCCTCGACGCCGACCTGACCCTCTCGCCAAGttcgccgcctccaccaccgccaccgccgccgtttCTTGGCCGTGGATGCAGCCTCCGGAAGGCCAAGGCAAGAAGCTTCAACGAATTCGGGGTCGGCAACCGGAGCATGAACGGAAGGTTTGGCTTGCGGAGCATGAGCAATAAGCAGCTCCAGTCCAAATCGGCTGTCCAATCGACGAGGAGTACTTTCGCCAGCTACGATCCTGCAGTGCCAGTTGATGACGAAGCTGATGGCGGCGAGTTGGATGAGATGCTTGCGGCGTCAGATAGTTCCTTCAGCAGCGACATGGTTactgacgacgacgatgacaagGTCCACAAGGAGGAAAACAgctacgaggaggaggaggaggacggcaaCACCTGCTACGAGGAGCTCTTTGAACTGGCGACGAGACCGGgtgcggaggcggaggaggagacggAGGACGAGGTGGACAGGAAGGCTGACGAGTTCATAGCCAAGTTCAGGGAGCAGATTAGAATGCAGAAGGTCGAGCCGGCCAGGTGA